The following proteins are co-located in the Methanobrevibacter sp. genome:
- a CDS encoding zinc ribbon domain-containing protein yields MVKCPRCGYENSSTAMYCDNCAYLLTDYKGNRINNSSRLGSWNISIAKKIVIVIGIVIIALLLFSFIHDNTQPSHKESLNIITDDGSIQKSASYPYQAVIEYEGTWGAEMGNPNYLVKKEGYGHKKVTLDCAAWDKVVINANKYDYGEGELKVKLLRNGEIVAENSTTNVTGGVTINYN; encoded by the coding sequence ATGGTGAAATGTCCGCGCTGTGGTTATGAAAATTCCTCCACGGCAATGTATTGTGATAATTGTGCTTATCTTTTAACTGATTATAAAGGCAACAGAATCAATAATTCGTCTCGTCTTGGCAGTTGGAATATAAGTATTGCAAAAAAGATTGTTATCGTTATAGGTATTGTTATTATAGCGCTGCTGCTTTTCTCTTTTATTCATGATAATACTCAGCCGTCACATAAAGAATCTTTAAATATAATTACTGATGATGGCAGTATTCAGAAATCTGCTTCTTACCCTTATCAGGCTGTTATTGAATATGAGGGCACTTGGGGAGCTGAAATGGGCAATCCGAATTATCTTGTAAAAAAGGAAGGATATGGTCATAAGAAAGTCACCCTTGATTGTGCAGCATGGGATAAGGTTGTAATTAATGCTAATAAATATGATTATGGTGAAGGGGAGTTAAAAGTTAAATTATTAAGAAATGGTGAAATTGTAGCTGAAAATTCAACTACAAATGTAACAGGTGGAGTAACTATCAATTATAATTAG
- a CDS encoding ATP-binding cassette domain-containing protein: protein MIKVENISKDYELADGTKVTALKDVSFEVKEGEILGVIGKSGSGKTTLLRALRGVEHIDSGSIAVGSAKVTSDSSQFYYNNLKKETAIHLQRSFGIWPDTVRENVLRKLYARRYFDEGDTNFEIAESEFGQEADELLELVSLTDKQNHYASVLSGGEKQRLIMARQLAKQPKALLLDEPATMACPKTKQEILDAVKKINKELNITVIIVSHLPDIQKYLADRVILLEDGEIVDEGSADEICDKFMEDMDDIAEIENIPADEDVIQVNDIYKRFYLLTGGEVLQIEDVNFTIQKENILSIIGPSGAGKTVLLRMLGGLEDPDKGEVLFNVDGEWNDVDIPGMGRMKIRSKLGFMHQEFALNHYATVLNQLATRLGYKNQNIVKEAQERARKIGLSEELLDSFYLLTDLPEIEARERLKKIGLDSDILEDLFPRFPETATKEAVADIFESLDLDMDILHRKSYELSGGQKVRVMLALILVSKPKFLLLDEPFGDLDPVTLRDVTNALKKISKTYGITIIMISHNTDFIKELSNRAVFMDDGKIIDDSEDIDKIVDNFIDFCHADYLKGE, encoded by the coding sequence ATGATTAAAGTTGAAAATATTAGTAAAGATTATGAATTAGCTGATGGAACTAAGGTTACCGCACTTAAAGATGTTAGTTTTGAAGTTAAAGAAGGGGAAATTTTAGGCGTCATTGGTAAAAGTGGTTCTGGTAAAACCACACTATTAAGGGCACTTAGAGGTGTTGAACATATTGATAGCGGCAGTATTGCCGTAGGCAGTGCAAAGGTCACTTCTGATTCATCTCAATTTTATTACAATAATCTGAAAAAGGAAACTGCAATTCATCTTCAAAGGTCTTTTGGTATTTGGCCTGATACTGTTCGTGAAAATGTTTTAAGAAAATTATATGCCAGACGCTATTTTGATGAGGGAGATACCAATTTTGAAATTGCGGAAAGCGAATTTGGCCAGGAAGCTGATGAACTTTTAGAACTTGTTTCATTAACAGATAAACAGAATCATTATGCTTCTGTATTAAGTGGTGGGGAAAAACAAAGACTCATTATGGCAAGACAGCTTGCTAAACAACCTAAAGCTTTATTGCTTGATGAACCTGCTACTATGGCATGCCCTAAAACTAAACAAGAAATATTGGATGCAGTTAAAAAAATCAACAAAGAATTAAATATAACAGTTATTATTGTATCTCACTTGCCGGATATCCAAAAATATTTGGCAGATAGGGTAATTCTGCTTGAAGATGGTGAAATTGTTGATGAAGGTTCTGCAGATGAAATCTGCGATAAATTCATGGAGGACATGGATGATATTGCTGAAATAGAAAATATTCCTGCTGACGAGGATGTTATTCAGGTCAATGATATTTACAAAAGATTTTATTTATTAACCGGCGGGGAAGTTTTACAGATTGAAGATGTTAACTTCACTATTCAAAAAGAAAACATATTAAGTATTATAGGTCCAAGTGGAGCCGGAAAAACAGTTCTTTTAAGAATGTTGGGCGGTCTGGAAGATCCCGATAAAGGAGAAGTATTGTTCAATGTTGACGGTGAATGGAATGATGTGGATATTCCAGGTATGGGCCGTATGAAAATCAGATCCAAATTAGGATTTATGCATCAGGAATTTGCATTAAACCATTATGCTACTGTTTTAAATCAATTGGCTACCAGACTGGGGTATAAAAATCAAAATATTGTTAAAGAAGCTCAAGAGAGAGCTAGAAAAATAGGCCTTAGTGAAGAATTATTGGATTCATTTTACCTCCTAACTGATCTGCCTGAAATTGAAGCAAGGGAAAGATTGAAAAAAATAGGTCTTGATTCTGATATTTTAGAAGATTTATTCCCAAGATTCCCTGAAACTGCAACTAAAGAAGCGGTTGCAGACATATTTGAAAGTCTTGATTTGGATATGGATATTTTACATAGGAAATCTTATGAATTGTCAGGCGGTCAGAAGGTTCGTGTAATGCTTGCATTAATTCTTGTTTCCAAACCAAAATTTTTACTTTTAGACGAACCGTTCGGTGATTTGGACCCGGTTACTTTAAGAGATGTGACAAATGCTCTTAAAAAAATCTCAAAAACTTACGGAATTACTATTATAATGATTTCTCACAATACTGACTTTATTAAAGAGTTAAGCAATAGGGCAGTATTTATGGATGATGGTAAAATCATCGATGATAGCGAAGATATTGATAAAATTGTTGATAATTTCATTGACTTCTGTCATGCCGATTATTTAAAGGGAGAATGA
- the uvrC gene encoding excinuclease ABC subunit UvrC, which yields MSAKVKSPDNLPNKPGVYIMRDNTGTIIYIGKAKSLTKRVKSYFREKLDRPKTQILMSHFDSLEYIVTNSEKEALILEATLIKKHHPRYNVQLKDDKRYPYVKITNEKFPRLVITRNVTKDGVYFGPFTDVGSVKQTVKFLKSLFKIRTCRNMNGPCLNSQIDLCHAPCDGGISKEEYSEIINKIDLFFQGKYSAIVKNLKKEMAEAAANEEFEKAAVIRDQISSIEEIMEKQFVDLVDDDLDQDVIAIAPGKNEVVVIIMPIRNGKIVGRDDFLMSGSQYDSPSEIMFSFIQQYYGYNRHIPKQILLDEDIDEKELLEEWLSDLRGNKVKIKVPQKGVKLRLVKMAKKNAEIINHQKKKMENSLIELKKYLKLDNVPHVIEGYDISNISGKFAVGSKVSFKDAKPNKKMYKYFKMETPGPNDFAMMEELLTRRLKLIDSDPEPDLIVIDGGKGQLGMACSVLEKLNLTHIPIIGIAKEFEEIYLPNSKRPIIIPKNNRALHLLQQIRDESHRFAITYHRKLRSKAIRASSLDDIVGIGKKRKMNLLKEFGSVDNIKKASVEELTKIKGMNLKIAENVYNYYH from the coding sequence ATGTCAGCTAAAGTTAAATCTCCGGATAATTTGCCAAATAAACCCGGTGTCTATATAATGCGCGATAATACAGGCACCATAATTTATATTGGTAAGGCAAAAAGTCTCACAAAGAGAGTTAAATCCTATTTTCGAGAAAAACTTGACAGGCCAAAAACTCAAATCTTAATGAGTCATTTTGACAGTTTAGAATATATTGTAACTAATTCTGAAAAAGAAGCTTTAATTTTAGAAGCCACTTTAATTAAAAAACATCATCCAAGATACAATGTCCAGCTTAAAGATGATAAAAGATATCCTTATGTTAAAATTACCAATGAAAAATTTCCCCGTCTTGTAATCACAAGAAATGTAACAAAGGATGGAGTGTATTTCGGTCCGTTTACCGATGTGGGGTCTGTTAAACAAACTGTTAAGTTTTTAAAATCTTTATTTAAAATAAGGACTTGCAGGAATATGAATGGACCTTGCTTAAACTCACAAATTGATTTATGTCATGCTCCTTGTGATGGTGGAATTTCTAAAGAGGAATATAGTGAAATAATCAATAAAATTGATTTATTTTTCCAGGGAAAATATTCTGCTATTGTTAAGAATCTTAAAAAAGAAATGGCTGAAGCTGCAGCTAATGAGGAATTTGAAAAGGCTGCAGTCATAAGAGACCAGATTTCATCTATTGAAGAGATTATGGAAAAGCAATTTGTTGATTTGGTTGATGATGATTTGGATCAGGACGTAATAGCTATAGCTCCTGGCAAAAATGAGGTTGTAGTTATAATAATGCCTATTAGAAACGGGAAGATTGTTGGTCGTGATGACTTTTTAATGAGCGGTTCTCAATATGATTCTCCGTCTGAAATCATGTTTTCATTTATTCAACAATATTATGGCTATAATAGGCATATTCCGAAGCAAATTCTTTTGGATGAAGATATTGATGAAAAAGAGTTGCTTGAGGAATGGTTAAGTGATTTGAGAGGAAACAAAGTCAAAATTAAAGTTCCTCAAAAAGGTGTTAAACTAAGGCTTGTTAAAATGGCTAAGAAAAATGCCGAAATCATCAATCATCAAAAGAAAAAGATGGAAAATTCACTAATAGAGCTTAAAAAATATCTTAAGCTTGATAATGTTCCTCATGTCATTGAAGGGTATGATATCAGTAATATTTCAGGTAAATTTGCTGTTGGTTCAAAAGTGTCATTTAAAGATGCAAAACCTAATAAAAAAATGTATAAGTATTTTAAAATGGAAACTCCAGGACCTAACGATTTTGCAATGATGGAGGAGCTGCTGACTCGCAGATTAAAACTGATTGATTCAGACCCCGAACCTGACTTAATAGTAATTGATGGTGGTAAGGGACAACTTGGTATGGCTTGCAGTGTTTTGGAAAAATTAAATCTTACTCATATACCTATTATTGGCATTGCGAAGGAATTTGAAGAGATATATCTTCCTAATTCAAAACGTCCAATTATCATTCCGAAAAATAATAGGGCTCTACATTTACTTCAACAAATCCGTGACGAATCACATCGGTTTGCAATAACCTATCACAGAAAACTCAGAAGCAAGGCTATTCGAGCCTCTTCACTTGATGATATCGTTGGAATTGGTAAAAAAAGAAAAATGAACCTTTTAAAAGAATTTGGAAGTGTTGATAATATTAAAAAGGCTTCAGTTGAGGAATTAACTAAAATAAAAGGCATGAATTTAAAAATAGCTGAAAACGTCTATAATTATTATCACTAA
- a CDS encoding universal stress protein: MFDVIAVPVDGSDYGYEAADVAIEIARKFNSKIAAVYVLEEFSFNSYDSEEDSGNEILAKVTKKADDAGIEVVEHLLTADPLRDMKFIIDQTRADLVVIHAHGSNNNRFVSFEQNSVSDTQIGSVSERLLRTSEIPVLLVK, encoded by the coding sequence ATGTTTGATGTTATAGCTGTTCCTGTTGACGGGTCTGATTATGGATACGAAGCGGCCGATGTAGCTATTGAAATTGCTCGGAAATTTAATTCCAAAATCGCTGCAGTATATGTTCTTGAAGAGTTTTCTTTTAATAGTTATGATTCAGAAGAAGACTCTGGAAATGAGATTTTAGCAAAAGTTACAAAAAAAGCTGATGATGCAGGAATTGAAGTTGTTGAACATTTGCTTACTGCTGACCCTTTAAGAGATATGAAGTTTATTATTGACCAAACACGCGCTGATTTAGTAGTTATTCATGCTCATGGTTCTAATAATAACCGATTTGTATCATTTGAGCAAAACAGTGTTTCCGATACTCAAATAGGTTCAGTTTCAGAAAGACTTTTGAGAACATCTGAAATACCTGTATTATTGGTAAAATGA
- a CDS encoding 4Fe-4S binding protein — protein MIVKDWCSFCGECAGVCPRNIIQVREYSLVFNDDDCKGCETCVKACPIDALEKED, from the coding sequence ATGATAGTTAAAGATTGGTGCTCATTTTGCGGTGAGTGTGCTGGAGTTTGTCCAAGAAATATAATTCAAGTAAGAGAATATTCATTAGTATTTAATGATGATGACTGTAAAGGTTGCGAAACATGTGTTAAAGCATGTCCAATTGACGCATTAGAAAAAGAGGATTGA